One genomic region from Rhinoraja longicauda isolate Sanriku21f chromosome 34, sRhiLon1.1, whole genome shotgun sequence encodes:
- the LOC144609518 gene encoding uncharacterized protein LOC144609518, protein MSPPRPLAAFKLLCAAATRFISHTVLSVRESLCKVADMTETAAAEAAPQAVPAAKTKAPKKKRAAARSKAAGPNLGGRIDKLVADCHDRRGMSLFAIKKGLGAEGVDLMKSRRLILLCIRKRVANGVLVQNKGSFKTGKGEAAVKPIKKAKVPAAKTSKSKKPTAKKTPIKKSLAKTTTKKPTVKKSPAKKVGAKKPEAKKTAAKKVSPKKASPITPKKVAVKKAAKKPVKRPAKPKSVKSKKAATKK, encoded by the coding sequence ATGTCTCCGCCCCGTCCGCTCGCTGCCTTTAAGTTGCTCTGTGCCGCCGCCACTCGCTTCATTTCTCACACAGTCCTGAGTGTCAGAGAGAGCTTGTGCAAAGTCGCCGACATGACCGAGACCGCAGCCGCCGAAGCGGCTCCTCAAGCCGTCCCCGCCGCTAAAACCAAGGCTCCCAAGAAGAAGAGGGCGGCCGCCCGGAGCAAGGCAGCCGGTCCCAATCTGGGCGGCCGGATCGACAAACTTGTGGCGGATTGCCACGATCGCCGAGGGATGTCTTTATTTGCGATAAAGAAGGGTCTGGGGGCCGAAGGCGTCGATCTGATGAAGTCCCGCCGCCTGATCCTGTTGTGCATCAGGAAGAGAGTAGCAAACGGTGTCCTGGTTCAGAACAAGGGCTCCTTCAAGACCGGTAAGGGAGAAGCCGCCGTGAAACCGATAAAGAAAGCGAAGGTTCCTGCAGCCAAGACATCCAAGAGCAAGAAACCGACGGCCAAGAAAACCCCGATCAAGAAATCACTGGCAAAAACTACCACCAAGAAACCAACGGTGAAGAAATCTCCCGCCAAGAAAGTTGGGGCCAAGAAACCAGAGGCTAAAAAAACGGCGGCGAAGAAAGTATCGCCCAAGAAGGCATCGCCAATAACACCCAAAAAGGTCGCAGTGAAAAAGGCAGCAAAGAAGCCAGTAAAACGACCGGCGAAGCCGAAATCGGTGAAATCGAAGAAGGCAGCGAccaaaaagtga